The Candidatus Thorarchaeota archaeon nucleotide sequence AAGGCCTGTGAGTACAAGGCGATAACCATTGCAAAGAACAGAAGGAAGGGGTTGAAGGACAGACAGACCAGCTTTGACCGACTGTACTCGTTCTACGGGCTGGGTCTGAGGGAGGCAAGACGATGACATTCCCGTACAAGGGCTATGCCGGCAGCTATCTTGAGGTGGACCTCAACAAGGGAAAGGTGCACAAGCACGAGATGGAGAAGGAGTGGGCCCTGTTCTACATGGGCGGCACGGGTGTTGCTGCAAGGATACTCTGGGACAGGACAGGGCCAAAGACGGAACCGCTGTCACCCGAGAACGTCATGGTGGTGGGCACGGGGCCTCTGACGGGAGTGCTGTTCTCACCATCAGGAAGGTGTATGTTCGCCTCGAAGGGCCCTCTGACCGGTATCTGGGCCGAGAGTCATGTGGGCGGGTTCTTTGGTCCCGAGATGAAGTATGCGGGGTTCGACCTCGTTCTGCTTCACGGGCGCTCTCCAAGACCAGTCTACCTCTTCTTGCGCGACGGGGATGCTGAGCTGCGGGACGCGTCGTACCTGTGGGGAAAGGAGACCGATGTCACGACCGAGATGATTCGAGAAGAACACAAGGACCCGGAGATTGAGACTGCAGTGATAGGGCCAGCGGGAGAGAATCAGGTCTTGTACGCCTCCATCACTGTTGACTTCTACAGGGCCGCGGGCAGAACAGGGATGGGAGCGGTCCTCGGGTCGAAGAATGTGAAGGCGATTGCAGCGAGTGGCTCCCTGCCCCTTGAGGCTCATGACATGGACCGCTATATCGAGGCGAATGGTCAGGAGATGGCCAGACTCAGAGACCCCCTGTGGACTGAGTCGTTGACCTCGCTCAGAAAGTACGGTACAACGGGCCTCGTCACGATGATAAACGAGATAGGACGCCTGCCCACCAAGAATCACTGGACCGGCTTCTATGAGCACGCAGAGGACATTGGCCCGGAGGTCATATCAAAGCGGTACAAGACGGCACAGGAGGCCTGTCTTGGCTGTGCCATCGGCTGTAAGTACATCTACAGGGTTGGCGAGGGAAAGTTTGCTGGAGGACCTGCGGGCGGACCCGAGTACGAGACCATAATGGCGTTCGGCTCCAACTGCATGAACAACAACATCGAGTCCATCTTCTACCTGGGCACGCGCTGTGATCTGCTCGGCATGGACACAATATCATGCGGCAAGACGATTGGCTTCGCAATGGAACTCTGGGAGAAGGGCATCCTCACCGCGGAGAAGACCGGAGGGCTGGACCTGTCATGGGGTAATGTCGACACGATGGTCAGACTCGTGGAGATGATTGCGAAGCGTGATGGTATTGGAGACCTCCTGTCACGAGGGACAAGAAAGGCGGCTGAGGCCTTAGGCGGGGACGCATGGATGTATGCGGTCCACTGCAAGGGGCTCGAGGCATCAGGTCAGGACCCGAGAGCACACCAGTCGGTCGGTCTCACCTACGCCACTAACGTCAGGGGAGCGGACCATCTGAGGAGCCTGTCCAGTCTGGAGGAACTCGGTTACCCGGAGGTCATAGTCGGCAGGTTCGGTGAGGAGAAGTTCAAGGCAATAAGCGAGATAACCTCGCCAGTCCACAAGGGAGAGGTGATCAAAGACATTGAGGACCTCTACGCTCTCGTGGACTCTGCAGTGATATGCAAGTACGGCACGATGTGGCCCCCTGTCTTCTACTTTGACACGTTCGCCAACGTGATACCACCCCTGACCGGGATGACCGAGTGGGCCGACATCAAGTTCGTCCGTCAGGTCGCCGAGAGGATATCGCACCTGCGTAGAGCGTACAATCATCGACTTGGTGTGACAAGAAAGGAGGAGACCCTGCCACGACGACTCCTACTGGAACCCATGCCCACTGGTCCGGCCAAAGGAGGACTCCCGAACCTGGACTACATGCTTGATGAGTACTATGACTTCAGAGGTTGCGACAGACGCACCGGGTTGCCGTTCGAAGAGAAGCTTCACAGTCTTGGTCTGGACTTTGTCAGGGAGGACCTGAAGACGAGAGGAGGCTTGCCGAGCTATCCGACCACTTCAAAGCCATAGCCAATGAAGTCTCCAGTATGCCTCTTCGTCACGGCCCGGTGCGAGTTGGGGCCAGCGGATATGAAAGAAGACAACGTCGAAACAAGTCTTATGAGCTGGTGCCTAATTGCTTGAAAAAGAAGACGGCCCCCGTGCAGCACCGGGGGCCTTGCAGGATGTAGGGCGGGCTTTCACCCGCCCGATGTAGGCACGAAGCCTAGTGTGGTGCCAAGAACCCTGTGGCAGGTCTAGTGGCACCACGGTGGGTCCTCGGGAGGACCTGGGAATGTGACGAACGTGGTCGCCATGGTTAGCCATGTGCAAAGGAAGCATAACCGAATGCACGACTGAAATTCGAACTACAACCGCTCGATTCGGGTTCAAACCCGAAACGGGATGAGAGACGCAGGGGAACAACAAGTGAGAAGAATCGTCCATGTCGCAGGTCTCGGCTTCAACGAGCAGGGACGCATTGCATATGTCATCCAGAATCGAGGCGGCCAGAAGCTGGTGCTGGTGCACTCGAAAGAGAACCTTGACGATGCAATACGTGTTCAAGAAGACCTTCAGAAACACGGTGCCTTTGAGGTCGAGCTGATATGCGTGGACCCTTGGGACTACCACGATGTGCTGCAGAAGGTGATTGAGGTCGCAATCAGGCATCACAAGGATGACTTGAGGTTCAACCCGTCACTGGGGACAAGGGTGATGACGTCCGCCCTGTTTGTCGCTGCGAACTTCACCGGTTCACCTGTCCACCTGGTGAAGGAGGAGAAAGGAATAGCAACGGACGTCATTGACATCTATCCAGTCCAACGACAAACACTGAGCGCAATCAAGAAGCACATACTGGAGACGTTGAAGGCGCATGAGTCTACCGGCATTGAATCCATCATGAAGCTCGCACGCTTGGTCAAGCGTAGCAACGCGAGCGTCTCACATCATGTCGATGAGCTGAGCATGTGGGGATATGTTGAAACGAAGCGGGAAGACAGGAAGGTGCTGGTGAAGATCACCGGACTGGGCGCCGCAGTCCTCAGGATGGCAGAGCTATGGAAGAAGAGAGAGAAGACGAAGAGAAACAGGAGGAAGGGCTGACAGCCTCCAGAGACGCACTTGTTGGTCTGTGGAGAGACAGCGTGCTTCGGTGCGCGAATCGGTTCGGTCTGAGTCCATCGCTGGTAGACAGTCCCACGACAGTGAGTTCATCCGCATCTGTGGGTTGGCCTGAGTCCTTTGACCAGATGGTGAGTCTTGATGGCGGCACAGTCGAGATTCCCAACATCACTGGCACCACAGCGGCACTTCTCAGGGCATTGATTGCTCGTGAGAGCCTGCGTCTTCTTCTCCCGAACGATGTGTTGCACGAACGTGCCATTGCGGACCTGGCATCCGAATATGGACGACAGCAGCTGGAGGAAAGGGGACTTGCACTGTGGAGTGAGGAGTGGCAGCGTCGAAGCCCAAGAACGGCCATTCGAGCCGGCGGTGTATACGATCCCGTTCTGTTCTTCACAACGCTTGCGAATCTCACTGACAAGAAGGGACTGAACCTCCTTGTGAGCAGGGTCCTCGCGATGGAGCGGACGAGCATCAGGGCAGGCATTGATGAGTGGGGCTGGTATCTCCATCGCTTCCTGCGCGAGTACAACCATCCACTCAGCGAGATTGAAGTCAGGGTCTTGGAGGAACTCCTCAACGAACCGGACCTGACACGAGAAGCCCTCTCCGACCGACTCTGTGTCAGTGCAGACTGGATAGGGAAGACCATCCAGGGGCTGAGAGCGCGAGGACAGTTGAAAGAGTTTGTGCATCTGTCTTTGCCAGCTCTGGCGATAAGGACAGTTCAGATGCTCCTGCTGCCGGGAGAGAACTCACCGATAGACTGTGAGAGGTTGATCGAACACTGTCCGTTCGTCTACTCGTCTCATCAGGTGGTCACAGGACGAGGCGGCCTCTACATCACGTTCTGTGTGCCTGACAACAACAGGAACATGAGCTACCTGCACAGGATGACGCAAGCGGCGCAGCGAACAGGCCACGAGGTCATAGAGTTCGAACGCTGCCGCTCCGCGCGTTATCACAACCTCGACTGCTACTCGTGCCGAACGGGCAACTGGGAGATAGACTGGCCAACTGTACAGATGGACCTAGAGTACTTGTTGTCAAGCACCGGAGGGCACGACGCGCTCCCTCCGGAACCGCCAGCCAGAGTAGCGCAGTACGACGGGCTGGATGTTCAGATACTCGTTCAGATACAGAAAGGTGTGCACAAGGTCAATGACCTGCAGAGGATAGTCAAGCGGCGAACCGCACTCGTCAGCGAACGTGTCAACCATCTACGAAGTCTGGGCGTGGTCAAACACTTCTGGGAACTCCACTACGTTGGCCTCATCAACGACGTGCTCCTGATTGCCCGAGATGCGGAGCCAAGCAGGGCCTTGCGGGCGGCTGCACCGAGGCTCCCCAAGTGTGTACTTGACACCGACACGAAGAATGGTACCCTGGTAAGAGCACAGCTCCCCGTCGGCGGCACACTGCAGTTTGTCAGGGCCTTTGAACATCTTGACCGGAGGCCGTATGTCTACGTGATTGGCCCCAGACTGTACGGTCAATGGCTGCTGTCAGACTTCATCGCAGACTGGAACTCGTATGCCGGGACATGGAGTCCTCATGAACAGGGTATTGACAACTGGCTCGAGATACTGGAGCAGTATTGACGCATACGCCCTCGTAGTATTCACAGTCGCGATACAAGCACAATGAGACGTCTCTAGATCAGGAAACAAGGAGGCAGTCGAAGCGGCTGCACAGTTCGTCTTCAGTGCCCTAACTCGCCTGTCCGGCAATTTGAGCAGGCCTTCATGTGTTTCTGCCTCAACAACGAGCCAATGAGTGTAGAATGAGCCCCACGTGACCATGACAGGCCTTTCTGGACGCCCAAGCGCAAGGTGCCTCAAATGTGAGGCGACGCAGCCCGGGAACACTGGAGCACCTATCCGAAGTCAAGATATATGGTTGTGACCCATAATGGAGAAGAGGAATCGGCAATGTTTCAATCAGACCTAGGGAAACTCGAAAGAGAAGTGCTGCGACAAGAGAGGGAGGAACAGGCATGAGGTTCAGAGCCATTCTTTGCCCTTGGAAGGAGAATGGCAGTCCTCCAGTCCTCAGATATGACTACCAATACAGCGTCGCTGGTATGCTCTACAATCTGATGATTGGGGCAGAACCAGAACTCAAGCACCTTCACGACTCAAAGGAGTTCAAGTACTTCACATTCTCTCGTCTTGAGGTGCCAAGGAGGAGGGCGCTTTCCCAGGGGCTCGTCCTGTTGAGCGACGATGCATATCTGTGGGTGAGCA carries:
- a CDS encoding Lrp/AsnC family transcriptional regulator; amino-acid sequence: MEEEREDEEKQEEGLTASRDALVGLWRDSVLRCANRFGLSPSLVDSPTTVSSSASVGWPESFDQMVSLDGGTVEIPNITGTTAALLRALIARESLRLLLPNDVLHERAIADLASEYGRQQLEERGLALWSEEWQRRSPRTAIRAGGVYDPVLFFTTLANLTDKKGLNLLVSRVLAMERTSIRAGIDEWGWYLHRFLREYNHPLSEIEVRVLEELLNEPDLTREALSDRLCVSADWIGKTIQGLRARGQLKEFVHLSLPALAIRTVQMLLLPGENSPIDCERLIEHCPFVYSSHQVVTGRGGLYITFCVPDNNRNMSYLHRMTQAAQRTGHEVIEFERCRSARYHNLDCYSCRTGNWEIDWPTVQMDLEYLLSSTGGHDALPPEPPARVAQYDGLDVQILVQIQKGVHKVNDLQRIVKRRTALVSERVNHLRSLGVVKHFWELHYVGLINDVLLIARDAEPSRALRAAAPRLPKCVLDTDTKNGTLVRAQLPVGGTLQFVRAFEHLDRRPYVYVIGPRLYGQWLLSDFIADWNSYAGTWSPHEQGIDNWLEILEQY
- a CDS encoding aldehyde ferredoxin oxidoreductase family protein, whose amino-acid sequence is MTFPYKGYAGSYLEVDLNKGKVHKHEMEKEWALFYMGGTGVAARILWDRTGPKTEPLSPENVMVVGTGPLTGVLFSPSGRCMFASKGPLTGIWAESHVGGFFGPEMKYAGFDLVLLHGRSPRPVYLFLRDGDAELRDASYLWGKETDVTTEMIREEHKDPEIETAVIGPAGENQVLYASITVDFYRAAGRTGMGAVLGSKNVKAIAASGSLPLEAHDMDRYIEANGQEMARLRDPLWTESLTSLRKYGTTGLVTMINEIGRLPTKNHWTGFYEHAEDIGPEVISKRYKTAQEACLGCAIGCKYIYRVGEGKFAGGPAGGPEYETIMAFGSNCMNNNIESIFYLGTRCDLLGMDTISCGKTIGFAMELWEKGILTAEKTGGLDLSWGNVDTMVRLVEMIAKRDGIGDLLSRGTRKAAEALGGDAWMYAVHCKGLEASGQDPRAHQSVGLTYATNVRGADHLRSLSSLEELGYPEVIVGRFGEEKFKAISEITSPVHKGEVIKDIEDLYALVDSAVICKYGTMWPPVFYFDTFANVIPPLTGMTEWADIKFVRQVAERISHLRRAYNHRLGVTRKEETLPRRLLLEPMPTGPAKGGLPNLDYMLDEYYDFRGCDRRTGLPFEEKLHSLGLDFVREDLKTRGGLPSYPTTSKP